ctcatCTGTAGAACTTTTTATAGGATTACGATAGCCTtacaaaaagagagaaggaataaattataaataccaACTCCTAATAAAtacaatgttaaaggataaaataaaaagaattaacaaaaaaagaggaaagaagaagaagaatatcaCCATGTGAATCCATAATGATCTCATCAATAGTAAATTTATGAACTCTTTTacatttttgttaatatatttttgcaaTAATGTGGTGGTGGTTGAGGTGATAATAATGGTAAATAtagttaatataaaatgaataaaaataatgtcattttaaaaaattcatccctaatctttattttttcttgacaaaAAGATCACAAATcccaaatctaaaaataaaaactccccgagccaaaaataaaattaaaaaaatcccaaaactcCTCCCTCTCTAAAAATTTCTTACCCCATCCTCCATCATGTTAATACTTAACTTCTTAATCCCTTAATGTTAagacaattaataaaaataatatatcatttaaaaaaattcacctCATTCCTTATTTTTACTTGACAAAAGATCACAAATCCCAaatcttaaaacaaaaactcatggagccaaaaacaaaatcacaaatcCCCAAACTTCTCCCTCCTTAACAATTTCTTGCCCCATCCTCCATTATATTCATACTTAActctttaatcttttaattttctacCTTCTCccgtaaaaaaatcattatagttAAAAAGGGGTTAAATGTTGTTAACATTTTATCCTCTTTAACCTAAATTAGACACAACCTTGAGGTTACAGTTGGTTTTGGtataagataaaaacaaattacaaaaaatatcaaagataaaagATTTAAAGGTTAAAGGTGCgtttgattttggatttaaaaatgttaaatattaagggtcaatatttaatttctttaacctTGTTTGAGAAGTTTTTTGAGTATGAGAAAAAGTTTTTTGAGGTTAAATGTTAAGGCATGTTTGGTCAGGCACCACTAGCCAAATGATCACTCTTCTATCTTGTTTGTTCGGaaatctagaaaaattaatatatcatttcATTTATTCCTTCCTCCTCAATTAACTCTCTCTTTCGGATCCCGCTAAAAATCCATCTcataaaaccctaaaaagtGTAAACTTTGGTGCCAAAATAAGAGAAATCCTTCATATTCAAAGGGGTTAACATGGGAATCGAACTGGGGCCAAGTTCTAGGATAATAAACATGAGATTAATATTGCAAGGAAATGCAATGAAGATTCAAATCTTCAATTGGAGAGGATTCATGTGTATTACAATGAAGCAAGTGGTAAAAGATAAGTGCCAAGTGCTGCTCTTATGAAACTTGAGTCTGGTACTATGAATTTAGTCATATATGATCCTTAACTTTGTTTTTGGTAAGTCTACTACAAGGTTTATTGTACAATTAACAAGACTAAATCCATAATAAATTCCTTTTGTTATAaaatgttttgggtttttttgaacccccctctctctctttctttctatattttcttttagcttAAAAGAAATAGATGTGAAATGAACAGGAGAGGCtttgttttcaaagaaattATGGCTTTGAATTGAAGAAAGGTTTCATCTTTTGAATATTAGCtcgtttgatattgtggtagtgtttgcttttcaaagtgcttttcgcttagaaatgtattaaaataatattttgtttttatttaatttttttttgacatcaacacatccaaacaatatgaaaataccaaaaaacttaatttgaagaaaaaaataaaataaaatataaaaaaaatgcttttgaaacgcaaaaacaaacgaGCTTTAAGATTGCTCTTTTACAagttgcaattattttttactcaatttaGCAAGCAAAGAGGTAATtcctaagaaaagaaaaaaggtaaaacaataactaaaagatctaattacttttttctatatatatatatcgggTTAGATTTGAGTTAGGtttcaaatcaagtttgataattTCTATATCCTATCTATTATACGTCAAGTAATGtaactatgttttttatattaaaaaaatcactcacTTAGATTTAGCATCCATTAGATCTAGATAAAATTATCATCTCTAAAACATGTTATTCATTTAAATCTCTCATTTTGGACATCTtcacataattttattaatgatactaaaatattatttattgtaacatgtcaaattaaaaaaaaaatgttatatgaGATTTCCTATCAAACCATTCATattataattaagaaataaggatattatacaaaatctcttctctattttcttttaactatCTTCATAAGGTTTATCAAGtttaaacaatttatatatGCCTATTAATCATATAATACATGGTTTTTTAGCCAAGCTTCtaaagatttaaataaattattgatgatgtgtaattttaacttataacaattaaaagagagATAAAATTAAGGAAACAATATTGAATCTTCAATtacttaacctttttttttgtcatttacaAGCCTTCTCATAAGTATATTACATTGCACACATGGCTTTGCAAATAGAAATGCTTGCTTGTTGAATAATTAAGGTATGTTAAGTGAGGGAAATGAAAGTCttttgggtttgaaacttgtacaaatatatcattatcattattaagaTTCAAACCCGAGACTGTTTAGTCATTAAGATTCTAATATCATGTTACAGAACAATCTTAGCCCAAaagtttaaactgttaggtgggctccgataataattttatattattctctaacatatttttcatacttttaatttatatggtttGCAAATAAGGAAACTTTCATATATCACTATTTTCTTTCATAGATAGATGGCTGTtacagaaatttatttttatgtagagTTTATACATCTCTACGTACCTAATGACATGAAAGTTTGAAACAAAGTCTCACTAGACCAAGACCTCACAACTAATCATGCTACCTAGGCAACATTTCATTGCTCAACTGGGTCTTGTCTATATAAGGTAGGTGGATTAGTTGTTGTTGGATTTCGGAAGGAAGGAGGCAATCTTGGCTATAGTCATTGGCTTCGCAACACAGTGGTTTAGGCCTGCTTCCATAAAATCTTTGTGGATAGACTCAGAAGTATGAGATGTGACACCAACAATGATACTCTTCACACCTATTGCTCGAAGCTCCCTTGTCGCCTATTATACATGGTGGTTTGTAAATCATTAAACTAAGtactaaataaacaaataaaaagcatatataatataatcttAATTGAGTTTACTTATatgaataatcaaaataaattgatttaaaaactcCTCATTTTCACCTttcttaattcattaaaaatagctttatattttcaatttgatcatgtGATCaccaattattaaaattaaaaacttatatctTCATTACTTGAATTATTATCACCAACCCCACTTTTctcactgatttttttttattttaataattcaattgTATTTAATTTGCTGAAATTgaatatgtatttataaatataataaatgagaaattaCCCTTATCATCCTAtagtttagttgtttttatacTTACCATtcgagtttttaaaaattatagtttacatCTTAAATTTTGATATGCACATAACAATTTATATTCTAGACTATTCTATAGTTTAGTTTATTCTACACTCACCAAGGatgtaaactataattttataaaacacaaaCGAAAAGTGTAAAAATGACTAAACTATAGAATGTTCATGGTAGTATTTTCTATAATAAATTGaccaaaataataacaataggGTTTGATTGATGAAAACATAATGCAAATAATGGATTGAGACTTaataaattacattattatacaattgctataattgttattcttttgatgaaaacatatatttgtatagtttataaacaatttttaattcatgaaacGAGTTAAGTTCAATTTCACAAGAACATACCGTGGGACCATTCATGATGGGCATTTCCATATCCATTAAAATAAGATCAAAGGAAGCTCCATTGATATGAAGATCAACagcttcttttccatttttggcTTCTTGAACTTTCAACCCAAGACCTGTCATAAGCCTTCTATGGACCATTCGAATGACAgtatcatcatcaacaacaagcACAGAAAAACTGTTTTTACCACCAGTATTGTTCTCTTCTCCACCAGCCATTtctttgttccttattattgaACTTTGCAAGCTACACATACCTGTTTCAAAaaccattttcatgtttttctcctttttattgatataaaatttattgatgtATCAAAAATTCATTGTGAGTAAccataagtaaaataaatatgaaagctAGCCACAAGCAATACATAGCAGTAAACGTCAAATTAGTATTATAAAACCCACCCAACTTGACTAATCAAATTAATGATCCGCTAGTCCATGATCCAGTCTAGATTGGGTTTCATATTGAATTGTATTGGAGTTGGCTCAGTCAAATAAGATCAACACGTAATCTAAATTGACTTTTATAACACTTTCAAAACGATGTCATTTCAAGATGTTTTTAAATGACATCattttggattgattgagatCAACTTGGATTGACCCACTATTTAATCtgctcaacccgtgatctgagcAAGGTTTTATAACCatgctttaaaaacaaaaatataagaaaaaaaatggtgtttTTGCTTCAAATAAGTAACCTAATTTTTCTTACttgcaatctcaatttcatcattgaaatATCCAATGTCTTCTACCATACCTTTTATATCTTAGACTTTtcatttgttgaaaaaataaaaatctactcATAATGAAGctattattgaaaaacccaaaaaacaaaacatagaaaagtataagattatattttattcctttttaagcaaaactctctctctctctctatatatatatatatatatatatatatatattaaaatcaattttgatgacATGTCATAATGAATAAATTAGGATTTTGGTCATAATATCTAAGTTTATGACATAAGGAAAAAAGAttcatagaaaaattatttataagatttaatattctaaaacatataataatgatgaatttacaagttaattttaacctataaaataaaattttctctacaaaataaacaaaaaaaatataatattccaTATTTTAATAAAGCCAAAGTTGGTCCTTaatgaaaacatatatattattcacCATATGactaatattcaaaataagaCCATAAATCTAGAAAATAAAGCTCACACATCatacttttcttttattgtttttttgtacattatataaaaaaaacattaacaaagaatacaacaacaataataaaaataattaacatacaACAATAATAAGATCACTCAAAtgcaatatttaattttttaacatgaa
This genomic interval from Populus nigra chromosome 11, ddPopNigr1.1, whole genome shotgun sequence contains the following:
- the LOC133668112 gene encoding two-component response regulator 24-like; translation: MAGGEENNTGGKNSFSVLVVDDDTVIRMVHRRLMTGLGLKVQEAKNGKEAVDLHINGASFDLILMDMEMPIMNGPTATRELRAIGVKSIIVGVTSHTSESIHKDFMEAGLNHCVAKPMTIAKIASFLPKSNNN